The sequence AGTATGCGATATATATTATGGATCATTGTATTTATTAAGCATATATTTTAGAACGAAGAATCTTCAGATCTCGGATCGAGGTTTTTTCCTATTTATTTTTGGTGTGGATGGATGAATTAACATCATGAGGTGCCGAGATACAAAGATTCGGTCTGTATGCGCCAGGTTGGAAGCTTGTAGTCAATAATGCCCACGAGTGTCTGGATCAGGGACAggcctagcaaggggctaacCCGGGCTATTGTCCGTCGTTATTTTTAGCTTAATAAAATCTTAGTAtaggaattttttttaaaaaatttgtaaTTAGCCTGTCCTTATTAGTGTTTAGTCCTTGTAGTTGTACTATAAATAATTTTTAGCCCGAAAATTTGGTTAAaacataaaactttttttttcacACCTATTTTTTCCCATTATTTtctataaaacataaaaaaatttcTCTAATCAATTTTCATAGTTAAAATTTGCGGATTTTAATCTATTCTTATCTATTTATCTAGTATTTTATATGCAAATTCTAATTAATCATTAATTACAAAACTCGCCTTTAGATATTCTACCCCTACGCTTGTAACATTTCTGGGTCCGTACCTGGTCTGGATCGCCTTTAGCCAATAGCCTTGCACCCACGTTGTGTAAAGCAGCATATCCTTTACTTTACTTTCTCTTTTCTTATTTTAGGTTCCgtttttttattaaatcacttCCAGAAACACAGACGACTCACTAAACTAAAGTGTTTCTCTCTCTTGAAGATTTGTTTTTTTGAAGATATATAGCGGATCTTAACGCATTTCAATTATTCACGTTAAATTAAATGGCGCATCCATAAGCAATCAACAAAAGTCACCACTCATCATTAACTCggaatttttttcaatttattCCCCGTCTTAAAATATGTGGGAAACCGGCCACGTGATGCCTTAAAATGGAAAGAACAACGAGCACTATGATCtcttgattttttcaattttagatAAAGTAGCAAAAGGATTCCCGCTCTGGCTCTGTATGGAGATTCATCTAAATTTTGTCCAACTTGTCACTTTATGGAGATTCATCTAAATTTTGTACAGCCGTTACTAGACGAGGCATATAATCTTTTAGTAGCTAGTACAGACTACAGATTTAGTGATAATCGATTAGATATTTAACAAGGAGTAGATCTGTTGGCATGTTATAATGAtataattttggtatttttatgCTATTTTTTCTACCGAACCCAATTGACAACGTGTTTGAAGCTAAATTTTTGGCTACATGTTCTTTTTATAAGTCTCTATACTCCAAtcaaaaatgagagcattccgagatgtataagATCACCATTTACCATTTTGAATATCAGTCATTGaaaattaacggttgaaattaaaatttgtaaatggtgaagtttcgtatttcggaaCACTcttatttttggtaggaatgtagacCTTTATACgaagaacatgtcaccaaaatctTATCTTCAAATTCATCGTCGTGtaaattttttagaaaaaaaaagatgtcgtcatgtcaagattatgtcattataaccatgtcaacggatcctacccAGCAAGCCAACAAAGATATTCAATTGTAAATAAACAGTGGATAGAGAATTGTAACGACTCGTAAAAAATTGGTCGCAACGTTTTTTATCACCGAAGATAAATAGCTTCCAACATATTCAGGTAGTTGTTCTAATTTGGTTATAAACAATTCCAGCAACAAATAAAGGTTTTGGGTTGCAAGAAAAGAGTGGACAGTTCTTTCCAGCGACAAACATTTTTTTTAGACGGGAAGTTTATTAGCTAATGGGCCAATGGCGACCAACGACTAGTTTTTCAGACAGTTGGTAGATTTTAGCCGCAAGAGAcccattttcttgtagtgataccAATTTAGCATAACTAAAAGCTAACACTAATTAATATTGTCAAGTGAGTTATGTTCAACGATCAATGCTTTCGGTCTGCCTGTTAGATTTTACTCTTTCCCCTAAATCCACCAATTTCGTATTTTCTTCAACTACATCTTTCAAAGACACAAAAGTGTTCTTGTGAGGGAATCCAAAAAATGTAACATTCTCACCAGAAGTCACAAGCATTCTGGGAGATGAAGCTTCTCGAGCATGACGATAGACATTTTTATCGTACCATAGAAGCCCACCACTCTTTTTAAATATGATCAGTTGGATATTTGTATCATTAACATAACTAAACACTTCACTCCAAAACACATGTTGatgatttttgttcttcttccgaGACCATATCTCCCAACTTTTTCCAGAGTAATAAAATGCACACAAAAAATCGCCTAAAACATGTAGACTAATAATGATACAAGGAATCCAACCAGCTCGTGAAGGTAGTGATGGAAGTTCGTGAAACTTTTCATCAGCCAAATCAAAGGAGAAAATTGTTCCTTTCTTGTCCATCCAATGAATAACTCCATCCACAAGCGCACCACGGTTCTCGAACCAAACGGGCACATCATTCACTTTCCCCACGTTTCGACATCCAATGCCGCTGCCAAGAGTGAATACCTCACCAATTCCTTTATAGATTCTAACAACCTTGTATTCATTGGTTGAAGGACTGTAACCAAATTCGGTTAATATTTCTTTCCCTTGAGATAGTGGAAGCATGATATATTCTCGTGTGATTGGGTTACAGATATAAGCAGGTCCATGAGTATCTCTTGCATTCAAACAGATTAAAGCATTACTGGAACCAAGAATGTAACAATCCTCAACTGgaggtcttaaattgatctttGTTTTTCTAGTAAAACTGTTCGAATATTCATCATGCCGAGcgtaagaaaattgtttatcaacCCATGTTGTATCAAATACGAAACCCGACTTACCAGAATCATGAGCATTGAGATGATTAAAGTGCAACTTTGCATGGATGTCGAACAAGATATCTCCATGGTTTAGACACTAATTTGCATTCTAAAACAAATTCAGTTGGTAAACGAGACAATATTTCTAGCGTGATCTCGTCCGGGAGCTTATTGAAGTTCCTCATGGAAACCCTAACATGAAGAGAAGCCATCTGTAGAACAAGGAGTTATGGTTTAGAAcggcacaaaattggttaaaaagaccaaaatcaacaattcatggGTAAAAAAGatatctagattttgatactgttaaacaatttcatcctacccattttcaaatactttttcttatttttaatttacatcaggatgcatccagtttcatccacgCTATTTTTttagtttaagccaggatgaatccgatttcatctttgctattttatTGGTGTCaatttcatccatactaatttttactcgtccattagaaccatgttttaaaaatattttgacaaatgacccattttccgttagaACAGGGAGTTAGGGTCTCGAGGAGAAAAGGTGTAGAGAGTccattaaaacatggttcaaatggacgagtaaaaattactatgggtgaaatggacaccaaaaaaatagcaaggatgaaacaggattcatcctgacttaaatttaaaaaatagcaatgatgaaactagatgcatcatgatttaaattaaaaataagataaagtatttaaaaatgggtaggatgaaactgtttacatcctggctatttttacatttttgtccatttaaacaatatcaaaatctaaatgtccttttcacccaggaattgttgattttggtctttttaaccaaattTGTGTTGAATAAACAAGTGCGTTTTTCTCTTCTCTCGACCGGCTTAAAAAGAGGATGGGAAATCTTGAAATTGCTCAGCCGGACAACCAACCAAACTTTCTCATTTACAGCAACCATCTGACTTTATCATCCAGAGTTCTTCGAGCAGAGAGATgcagttatcaaaaaaaatcgcgGACTTCATCATGCAGGTATCAAAACACGCGGGTTTTATGAGGTTCATAGAGTTATTATTGAAACTGTTTTCTAATTCAATCGAGTTATTATTGAAACTGTTATAGCTAGTTGTGCGTCCGTGCTTTGCACTGGCTCAGATTGGTTGTCCCTATCTAAGTAATTCATAAGGTTCCTCCACATGATTGCTTATCAAAG comes from Papaver somniferum cultivar HN1 chromosome 7, ASM357369v1, whole genome shotgun sequence and encodes:
- the LOC113293977 gene encoding uncharacterized protein LOC113293977; translation: MASLHCLNHGDILFDIHAKLHFNHLNAHDSGKSGFVFDTTWVDKQFSYARHDEYSNSFTRKTKINLRPPVEDCYILGSSNALICLNARDTHGPAYICNPITREYIMLPLSQGKEILTEFGYSPSTNEYKVVRIYKGIGEVFTLGSGIGCRNVGKVNDVPVWFENRGALVDGVIHWMDKKGTIFSFDLADEKFHELPSLPSRAGWIPCIIISLHVLGDFLCAFYYSGKSWEIWSRKKNKNHQHVFWSEVFSYVNDTNIQLIIFKKSGGLLWYDKNVYRHAREASSPRMLVTSGENVTFFGFPHKNTFVSLKDVVEENTKLVDLGERVKSNRQTESIDR